One part of the Candidatus Mancarchaeum acidiphilum genome encodes these proteins:
- a CDS encoding cysteine hydrolase has protein sequence MGKALLVIDMQEGFRHKASEAIIDKIAELVKGFDGKVVFTLFVDEPGSMFDTELHWPKFQSKDMQKLLKELEPVAKGKLEAEHKGYTVLTDGLSRMLKENGIDTVYLSGVYTDVCVVKATMDLFDKGFKTKVVADACASLHGDNNHKYAIDSLKHIIGRGNVIETSEVN, from the coding sequence ATGGGAAAAGCATTACTGGTAATAGATATGCAGGAAGGATTCAGGCACAAAGCATCTGAAGCCATTATAGACAAGATAGCAGAATTGGTAAAAGGATTTGACGGCAAAGTGGTATTCACGCTTTTTGTCGATGAACCCGGCTCTATGTTCGATACAGAGCTGCATTGGCCCAAGTTCCAGTCAAAGGATATGCAGAAGCTTTTAAAAGAATTGGAGCCGGTTGCAAAAGGCAAACTTGAGGCAGAGCATAAGGGCTATACTGTGCTTACGGATGGGCTTAGCAGAATGCTTAAGGAAAATGGCATTGATACTGTTTATCTTTCAGGGGTATATACAGATGTCTGTGTTGTAAAAGCGACGATGGACCTGTTTGACAAGGGCTTCAAGACAAAAGTGGTTGCCGATGCCTGCGCTTCGCTTCATGGTGACAATAACCACAAGTATGCCATAGATAGCTTGAAGCACATAATAGGAAGGGGCAATGTCATAGAAACAAGCGAAGTGAATTAG
- a CDS encoding DpnII family type II restriction endonuclease, translated as MQFKELGYTSEESYFEDFFSNLLSTNRTSQFFVNWEKVYRNIKTHIDEISLINGLINIHDLNERKNHLKQILEKYPKTRLILPLMIATRDNKLDLLVINEKDDITYLDIDFGNSDIEKIIKFCDETHIIELLGNIKDLYSYLLGVEVGTDTNARKNRSGSMFEKMVLEELKAKGLDVRKADKKYQIGGRLKKPDLLLYKNQKEFAIIEVNFFNELGSKPLETIQSFINLQKDIKALGLKFILITDGPAWKTGKSERIKGFEQLDYPLNLTLAVKLMPRWINGQ; from the coding sequence ATGCAATTTAAAGAATTAGGATATACATCTGAAGAATCGTATTTTGAGGATTTCTTTAGTAATTTATTGTCTACTAATAGGACTTCTCAATTTTTTGTAAACTGGGAAAAAGTTTATAGAAATATAAAAACCCATATTGATGAAATATCCTTAATAAACGGTTTAATAAACATTCATGATTTGAATGAAAGGAAAAACCACTTAAAACAGATATTAGAGAAATATCCGAAAACCAGACTAATCTTGCCCCTTATGATAGCTACTAGAGATAATAAATTGGATCTTTTGGTAATTAATGAAAAAGATGATATTACCTATTTGGATATAGATTTTGGCAATAGTGATATTGAAAAAATAATAAAATTTTGTGACGAAACCCATATAATAGAACTTTTGGGTAACATAAAAGATTTATATTCATATCTTTTAGGGGTAGAAGTCGGTACAGATACAAATGCAAGAAAGAATAGATCTGGATCCATGTTTGAAAAAATGGTATTAGAAGAGCTTAAAGCTAAAGGGTTAGATGTAAGAAAAGCAGATAAAAAGTACCAGATAGGAGGAAGGTTAAAGAAGCCAGATCTATTACTTTATAAAAACCAAAAAGAATTTGCAATTATAGAAGTTAACTTTTTCAATGAACTCGGTAGCAAGCCTTTGGAAACCATACAAAGCTTTATAAATTTACAGAAGGATATAAAGGCATTGGGGTTGAAATTTATACTAATAACCGATGGTCCAGCATGGAAAACTGGAAAAAGCGAACGTATAAAGGGATTTGAGCAGTTAGATTATCCACTTAATTTAACCCTTGCAGTAAAACTTATGCCAAGGTGGATAAATGGACAATGA
- a CDS encoding DNA methyltransferase, whose protein sequence is MDNDYIKMQEITQEDYEKFIIDYKKVTIEDTELEIGGNHKINSLQPEDFKLETTTVWSFPKRGKWATHYLNAKYRGNWAPQVARNLILRYSKEGDTVLDAFAGSGTTIIECKITDRKGIAVDINKEAIMVVRDRLNFNTLKSDFQEQKTFLGDARNLNLISNNSIDLIAAHPPYANIISYTKNSNHKSNGDLSKVSSIDEFCYQMGNVASEFFRVLKQGGYCAILIGDTRRHKHQVPISFRVMQSFLDKGFVLKESIIKVQHNTKTAGLWANLSVKNNFLLLMHEHLFVFRKPFETEKQKDLIDSSKWWKNNGINYPKDKLQPDEALGIK, encoded by the coding sequence ATGGACAATGACTATATAAAAATGCAAGAGATAACACAGGAGGACTACGAAAAATTTATAATTGATTATAAAAAAGTTACAATAGAAGATACTGAATTAGAGATAGGAGGAAATCATAAGATAAATTCTTTGCAGCCCGAAGATTTTAAATTAGAAACAACTACAGTTTGGAGTTTCCCTAAAAGAGGAAAATGGGCTACTCATTATCTTAATGCCAAGTATAGGGGGAATTGGGCTCCTCAAGTGGCCCGAAATCTAATTCTGAGATACTCAAAAGAAGGAGATACCGTTCTTGATGCGTTTGCAGGTTCTGGCACTACTATAATAGAATGTAAGATTACAGATAGAAAGGGAATAGCTGTAGATATAAACAAGGAGGCTATAATGGTTGTTAGGGATAGGCTAAATTTCAACACCTTAAAAAGCGATTTTCAGGAGCAAAAAACCTTTTTGGGAGATGCAAGAAACCTAAATCTTATAAGTAATAATAGCATTGACCTTATTGCTGCCCACCCACCTTATGCTAATATAATTTCTTATACTAAAAATTCAAATCACAAGTCTAATGGAGATTTATCAAAGGTATCCTCAATAGATGAATTTTGTTATCAGATGGGAAATGTTGCAAGCGAGTTCTTTAGAGTTTTAAAGCAAGGAGGTTATTGCGCTATATTAATAGGAGATACAAGAAGACATAAGCATCAAGTTCCTATATCCTTTAGAGTGATGCAATCCTTTTTAGATAAAGGGTTTGTGTTAAAAGAGAGTATAATAAAAGTACAGCATAATACAAAGACCGCAGGGCTTTGGGCTAATCTATCAGTAAAAAATAACTTTTTGTTATTAATGCATGAGCATCTATTTGTATTCAGAAAGCCATTTGAAACCGAAAAACAGAAAGATTTAATAGATAGCTCTAAGTGGTGGAAAAATAATGGTATAAATTATCCAAAGGATAAATTACAACCTGATGAAGCATTAGGGATAAAATAA